Proteins encoded in a region of the Euleptes europaea isolate rEulEur1 chromosome 3, rEulEur1.hap1, whole genome shotgun sequence genome:
- the SSBP1 gene encoding single-stranded DNA-binding protein, mitochondrial translates to MSSVKLKTTAEMLRRPLQQVFRQFVRHESESTTPLVLERSLNRIQLLGRVGQDPVMRQVEGKNPVTIFSLATNEMWRSGESEVFQAGDITQKTTWHRVSVFRPGLRDVAYQYVKKGARIYVEGKIDYGEYTDKNNVRRQATTVIAENIIFLSDHLKEKE, encoded by the exons ATGTCTTCCGTGAAGCTAAAAACTACAGCAGAAATGTTGCGCAGGCCGCTGCAGCAG GTGTTTCGCCAGTTTGTAAGACACGAGTCTGAGTCAACGACGCCCTTAGTTCTTGAAAGGT CGCTGAATCGTATCCAGTTGCTTGGCCGCGTAGGTCAGGATCCTGTTATGAGGCAAGTGGAAGGGAAAAACCCTGTCACGATTTTCAGCCTGGCAACCAATGAGATGTGGCGATCGGGAGAGAGCGAAGTATTCCAAGCAG GTGATATCACCCAGAAAACAACGTGGCACAGGGTCTCTGTGTTCAGGCCAGGCTTGAGAGACGTGGCTTATCAGTACGTCAAGAAGGG GGCTCGAATCTACGTGGAAGGGAAGATAGACTATGGGGAATATACGGACAAAAACAACGTGAGACGGCAAGCCACGACAGTCATTGCAG